In Nostoc sphaeroides, the genomic window TTTGCTAAAGTACTGTGCTTGGGCAGATGTTGCCTGAATCTGGCGAGAAGGATACAACATTTGTACGTTACCGCGAGCAGTAATTACTTGGTTTTTCGCGTCATATTCTTGCACATCAGCGCGGATAGTCAGGGGGCGATTGTCTCTAGATGTTTGTGCGGTAGCTGTTTGCAGTTGAGTAGGGAAGACAAAAGCACCCAAGAGTGCAGCTGGCAGCATTAAAGCTAATCCAAAGCGACGTATCTGGGATATGGGCAATTGATAGCAGGGCATCATAGCAATTGGGGATTCAGGATTTCAGCTTGCATTCTAATTATCTCAACTACTTTATCCAGATATGAAATATACAATCTAGAGTGATTTCCGATAACTACTGGCTGAAATAGTGACGCTACCCCCAACCTCAAGGTTTCAGGAAATTGACATCTGAGTGAAAATGACGTAGGCACGGCGTTGCTGAATTGAAGTATGAATCTGGATGTAGAGACGTAGCTTTTCTTCGTCTCTACAAGGATTTTAATATTAAGTAGTCGGACAAAAATATTTACAGTCATTGCGAGCGTTCGCGTTAGCGTCTCGAAGAGAAGCGAAGCAATCCCAGCCCTTGCGATTGCTTCATTCCGCTTCGCTCCATTCGCAATGACATTGTGTAATTAATTCTGTCTGACTACTTATGCAAAATCATTTTCATACATGGAATCAGCAACGCCGTAGGCACAATACCCCTGCCTTAAGCCGTTTTGCGTCTACATGAATTGTGCCTATCGAGGATTTCGGGCAACGCATAATTAATTTACCGAGTTATCCGTGCCGGGAAAGCCCCTAAATTCTATTTATGGGGGCACATCAGGGGCGAATTTATTCGCAGTGATACTTCTCTATTGTGATATAATTACGTTAGTGTATTCAACGTAATGATGCTAGTATTTGAGGCAAAATTGGAAGGAACAAAAGAACAGTACCAATCGCTTGATCAAGCGATTAGAACTGCTCGTTTTGTTCGTAACAGTTGTGTCCGATACTGGATGGATAATAAAGGTATTGGTAGATACGAGTTGAGCGCTTATTGCGCTATTCTTGCGTCTAATATTGAGTTTCCGTTCGTTTCCAAGTTGAACTCGATGGCAAGGCAAGCTAGTGCTGAAAGAGCGTGGTCTGCAATTGCTCGATTTTTTGAGAACTGCAAGAAAAGCAAACCAGGGAAAAAAGGTTATCCACGATTCAGGTCATATCAGACAAATGGATCTGTTGAGTACAAGACCAGTGGGTGGCGGCTCTCTGAAGACCGTAGATACATCACTTTTTCGGATGGTTTTCAAGCAGGAACTTTTAAACTTTGGGGAACTCGTGACCTGCATTTTTATCAGTTGAAGCAGTTTAAGCGCATTCGCGTTGTGCGTCGTGCAGATGGTTATTATTGCCAGTTTTGCATCGACCAAGATCGAATAGAAAAACGACAGCCAACTAATAAAACAGTTGGGTTAGATGTTGGTTTAAACTATTTCTTGACTGATAGTGATGGAAACCAAGTTGAGAATCCCAGGCATTTGAGAAAGTCGGAAAAATCGCTTAAACGATTGCAGCGTCGTTTCTCTAAAACCAAAAAAGGTTCTCAGAACCGGGTTAAATTTAGAAATAAATTAGCCCGTAAGCACCTCAAGGTAAATCGCCAGCGTAAAGACTTTGCTGTGAAATTGGCAAGGTGCGTAGTGATGTCTAACGACATTGTGGCGTATGAAGACTTGAAGGTACGGAATATGGTAAAAAATCATCATCTAGCGAAATCGATACATGAAGCAGCATGGATGCAGTTCCGCCAATGGGTTGAATATTTTGGCAAAGTGTTTGGTGTGGCAACTGTTGCAGTTCCACCCCATAATACTTCGCAAAATTGTTCTAATTGTGGTCAGGTTGTCAAAAAATCTCTTAGCACTAGAACTCATTCATGCAACAAGTGCGGAATGGTGTTAGACCGTGACCATAATGCTGCGCGAAACATACTTGAGATAGGACTCCGTACCGTGGGGCACACGGGAACGTTAACGTCTGTGGATGAGAACGACCTCTACTTGGGTGATGCAAATCCTCCAAGCAAGCCGACTCGTGGAAGCAGAAAACCTAAGAAGGCAACTTCTTAGAATCCCCGCCATTTTATGGCTGGGGTGGATGTCAACAGATGTCTAATCACTAGACAGCATAATTTTAGGCAAAGATAAGACTTGATTTTCACCTAGCTCACCAGATGTAATCAAGTCTTGCCCTATTTGTTGTAATGTCGTCAACAACACTGCACTCTGACTCAATAGCTCATCTACGTCAACGCCGCCGTAGCTAGATGGGTAACGGCGTAGGCGATTGCTGCCTTCCCCTAGTAGAATTACTGCACCTCGCCAGTTGCGATTCTCTAAATGATACAGCGCCACAGAAATTTGGAGAATACCTTGATAAAAGCTTTTTTCCGGTTCGCCAGCTTCAATCCATAAAGCCTCTAAAGTGTCATGACAGGCGTAAAACTGTCCAGAATTGAACTGTTCTACGCCTTGCCAAAACTCTTGCGGGATGGTTTCGCTCATCCCATGCTGTCTCGTACTTCTTTAATTGTTTCGAGAGATATTTCTTGCTGTTCTCCAGCAAACTCGTTGTCAGGGGTGAGGAATAACATGCAATGGCACTCTTTGCGTTCTCTCATTGGCACACAGGGACAGTTCCAATATGTGGCGTGAACCTCAGCCTCTTTATCTTCGTAATGGCGACAGGGACATAAAGGCGCACCTAGATCGTCTTTATGTTTCGCTAGTCCTTCAATCACAACTGCGGTAACAGAAGGCTCAGAACAGAAGTATGTTCCAGTACGCTTGGCGTATTGTTCGGAAAAATGCCGCATTGCCTCTAGGCTTTTATCGCTGGATTTTGTGTTATGTTCTGATGTGATCATGTCGCTCATAATTTAAATATTTCTTTGCATTGTACCTCAGCCTCACTAAGGGATTACGGGTGGATTTCCCCAACCTTACCCGTTCAAGTTGTTTTACCTTTGCTCAAAGGCTGATATATTCGGTGTCCTGGGATCAGAGAAAATCTCAGAAATCACAGAACCTGAACTTGTCAGCAGTCTTTTAAATTATAAAATTTGGGCGTTGCTGAATAAAGGGATGATTCTTGTAGGGTGGGCATCCTGCCTGCCCGGAAATACAAGGAACGGGCAAGATGCCCATCCCACAAAACCAGCAAAATCATCCCGCAAATATGCAACACTAAAATTTGAATTGATTTATGAATGTAATGTTTTTTGTAGCTGGGATTGCAGTGGGCTGCATCTACGCCCGTCGGAGACACCGCTTTGCAAAACTATACCAGGATGTTCC contains:
- a CDS encoding LptA/OstA family protein; translated protein: MMPCYQLPISQIRRFGLALMLPAALLGAFVFPTQLQTATAQTSRDNRPLTIRADVQEYDAKNQVITARGNVQMLYPSRQIQATSAQAQYFSKERRIDFSGNVYILQQGGNSIRAEKVTYLIDEGRFVALPQSNRQVESIYMIQESDNDGQTATPAPKTPPLKPFN
- a CDS encoding ferredoxin thioredoxin reductase catalytic beta subunit, which encodes MITSEHNTKSSDKSLEAMRHFSEQYAKRTGTYFCSEPSVTAVVIEGLAKHKDDLGAPLCPCRHYEDKEAEVHATYWNCPCVPMRERKECHCMLFLTPDNEFAGEQQEISLETIKEVRDSMG
- a CDS encoding DUF309 domain-containing protein — translated: MSETIPQEFWQGVEQFNSGQFYACHDTLEALWIEAGEPEKSFYQGILQISVALYHLENRNWRGAVILLGEGSNRLRRYPSSYGGVDVDELLSQSAVLLTTLQQIGQDLITSGELGENQVLSLPKIMLSSD
- a CDS encoding RNA-guided endonuclease InsQ/TnpB family protein, with protein sequence MLVFEAKLEGTKEQYQSLDQAIRTARFVRNSCVRYWMDNKGIGRYELSAYCAILASNIEFPFVSKLNSMARQASAERAWSAIARFFENCKKSKPGKKGYPRFRSYQTNGSVEYKTSGWRLSEDRRYITFSDGFQAGTFKLWGTRDLHFYQLKQFKRIRVVRRADGYYCQFCIDQDRIEKRQPTNKTVGLDVGLNYFLTDSDGNQVENPRHLRKSEKSLKRLQRRFSKTKKGSQNRVKFRNKLARKHLKVNRQRKDFAVKLARCVVMSNDIVAYEDLKVRNMVKNHHLAKSIHEAAWMQFRQWVEYFGKVFGVATVAVPPHNTSQNCSNCGQVVKKSLSTRTHSCNKCGMVLDRDHNAARNILEIGLRTVGHTGTLTSVDENDLYLGDANPPSKPTRGSRKPKKATS